One genomic window of Diospyros lotus cultivar Yz01 chromosome 8, ASM1463336v1, whole genome shotgun sequence includes the following:
- the LOC127807974 gene encoding uncharacterized protein LOC127807974, with amino-acid sequence MKNTIRCCISCILPCGALDVIRIVHTNGRVEEITGTVRAAEIMKAHPKHVLKKPSTSSGEGCCPKIVIVPPDAELQRGKIYFLMPVPASTPEKSKYRRKRKDPQTKTPAAANNISVKNLLVSDRYLSEILSEKLSTQRDRRRGRAAVWRPHLESISETPSEV; translated from the coding sequence ATGAAGAACACCATCCGATGCTGCATCTCTTGCATTCTTCCCTGCGGCGCCCTCGACGTAATTCGCATCGTGCATACCAATGGCCGCGTCGAAGAGATCACTGGCACCGTCCGAGCTGCCGAGATCATGAAGGCTCATCCCAAGCACGTCTTGAAGAAGCCCTCCACCTCATCCGGAGAAGGCTGCTGCCCCAAGATCGTCATCGTGCCGCCGGACGCCGAGCTCCAGCGCGGCAAGATTTACTTCCTCATGCCCGTGCCTGCTTCCACGCCAGAGAAGTCCAAGTACCGGCGAAAAAGAAAAGACCCGCAAACCAAAACCCCCGCCGCCGCCAACAACATCTCGGTGAAGAACTTGCTTGTTTCGGACCGTTACTTGAGCGAAATCCTGTCGGAAAAGCTGTCCACGCAGAGGGACCGGCGGCGAGGCCGCGCCGCCGTGTGGAGGCCTCATTTGGAGAGCATATCCGAGACCCCAAGCGAAGTTTAA
- the LOC127807975 gene encoding trihelix transcription factor ENAP1-like isoform X1, with protein MGELTESGVPKAASSRPLPFREDCWSEEATATLVDAWGRRYVELNRGNLRQKDWQEVADAVNARHGHTKKTRRTDVQCKNRIDTLKKKYKVEKTRVSESDGSFSSSWPFFSSLDTLIGPTVTAKKVPPLAIMPPPPMAVPIGYRKPPAVVAQSVVLPQKRPAPAPAVDDSYFRRNYSAVAAAAAAEEEVEDEDGSEDLGTSEESAGEAEGMRRLARAVERLGEIYERVEGEKQRQMIELEKQRMQFAKDLEVQRMQLFMDTQVQLEKIKQAKRSGSNGHLGN; from the exons ATGGGGGAATTGACGGAATCAGGCGTCCCCAAAGCGGCGTCGTCCCGGCCCCTGCCGTTCCGGGAGGACTGCTGGAGCGAGGAGGCCACGGCGACGCTTGTCGACGCCTGGGGTCGCCGTTATGTTGAACTCAACCGCGGGAATCTCCGCCAGAAGGACTGGCAGGAGGTGGCCGACGCCGTCAACGCCCGCCACGGCCACACCAAGAAGACCCGTCGCACCGACGTGCAGTGCAAGAACCGGATCGACACTCTCAAGAAGAAGTACAAGGTCGAGAAGACTAGGGTTTCCGAGTCCGACGGGAGTTTCTCCAGTTCTTGGCCTTTCTTCTCCAGCCTTGATACCCTCATCGGCCCCACCGTCACTGCCAAGAAGGTCCCGCCTCTGGCGATTATGCCCCCGCCGCCTATGGCGGTTCCGATTGGTTACCGGAAGCCGCCGGCCGTGGTCGCCCAATCGGTGGTGCTGCCTCAGAAACGGCCGGCTCCGGCGCCGGCGGTGGACGATTCGTACTTTAGGAGGAATTACTCCGCGGTTGCTGCGGCGGCTGCGGCGGAGGAGGAGGTCGAGGATGAGGATGGATCGGAGGATTTGGGGACGAGCGAGGAGAGTGCAGGGGAAGCCGAGGGGATGAGGCGGCTGGCCAGGGCGGTCGAGAGGTTGGGAGAGATTTACGAGAGGGTTGAGGGGGAGAAGCAGAGGCAGATGATCGAGTTGGAGAAGCAGAGGATGCAATTCGCCAAGGATTTGGAGGTTCAGAGGATGCAGCTCTTCATGGACACCCAGGTTCAGCTTGAGAAGATCAAGCAAGCAAAGCGGTCGGGTTCGAATG GTCATCTTGGTAATTGA
- the LOC127807975 gene encoding trihelix transcription factor ENAP1-like isoform X2 — MGELTESGVPKAASSRPLPFREDCWSEEATATLVDAWGRRYVELNRGNLRQKDWQEVADAVNARHGHTKKTRRTDVQCKNRIDTLKKKYKVEKTRVSESDGSFSSSWPFFSSLDTLIGPTVTAKKVPPLAIMPPPPMAVPIGYRKPPAVVAQSVVLPQKRPAPAPAVDDSYFRRNYSAVAAAAAAEEEVEDEDGSEDLGTSEESAGEAEGMRRLARAVERLGEIYERVEGEKQRQMIELEKQRMQFAKDLEVQRMQLFMDTQVQLEKIKQAKRSGSNDIYN, encoded by the exons ATGGGGGAATTGACGGAATCAGGCGTCCCCAAAGCGGCGTCGTCCCGGCCCCTGCCGTTCCGGGAGGACTGCTGGAGCGAGGAGGCCACGGCGACGCTTGTCGACGCCTGGGGTCGCCGTTATGTTGAACTCAACCGCGGGAATCTCCGCCAGAAGGACTGGCAGGAGGTGGCCGACGCCGTCAACGCCCGCCACGGCCACACCAAGAAGACCCGTCGCACCGACGTGCAGTGCAAGAACCGGATCGACACTCTCAAGAAGAAGTACAAGGTCGAGAAGACTAGGGTTTCCGAGTCCGACGGGAGTTTCTCCAGTTCTTGGCCTTTCTTCTCCAGCCTTGATACCCTCATCGGCCCCACCGTCACTGCCAAGAAGGTCCCGCCTCTGGCGATTATGCCCCCGCCGCCTATGGCGGTTCCGATTGGTTACCGGAAGCCGCCGGCCGTGGTCGCCCAATCGGTGGTGCTGCCTCAGAAACGGCCGGCTCCGGCGCCGGCGGTGGACGATTCGTACTTTAGGAGGAATTACTCCGCGGTTGCTGCGGCGGCTGCGGCGGAGGAGGAGGTCGAGGATGAGGATGGATCGGAGGATTTGGGGACGAGCGAGGAGAGTGCAGGGGAAGCCGAGGGGATGAGGCGGCTGGCCAGGGCGGTCGAGAGGTTGGGAGAGATTTACGAGAGGGTTGAGGGGGAGAAGCAGAGGCAGATGATCGAGTTGGAGAAGCAGAGGATGCAATTCGCCAAGGATTTGGAGGTTCAGAGGATGCAGCTCTTCATGGACACCCAGGTTCAGCTTGAGAAGATCAAGCAAGCAAAGCGGTCGGGTTCGAATG ACATTTATAACTAG
- the LOC127808651 gene encoding abscisic acid receptor PYL12-like: MDRSFVANSVTKMKSLHHRHRILPNQCSSSLVQAIDAPLPLVWSMVRQFDNPQAYKRFVRSCTMQVGDGNAGSVREVRVISGLPGRTSIERLDRLDDDLHVMIFSIIGGDHRLENYQATTTLHNGENGGGTVVIESYVVDVPAGNSKEDTCVFADTIVACNLKSLASISEKMASRTEG; encoded by the coding sequence ATGGACAGAAGCTTTGTCGCCAACTCAGTAACCAAGATGAAGAGCCTTCACCACAGGCACCGAATCTTGCCGAACCAGTGCAGCTCGAGCCTGGTCCAAGCCATCGACGCGCCGCTGCCGCTGGTCTGGTCCATGGTGCGCCAATTCGACAACCCTCAAGCCTACAAGCGCTTCGTGAGGAGCTGCACCATGCAGGTCGGCGACGGCAACGCCGGCAGCGTCCGCGAGGTGAGGGTGATTTCCGGCTTGCCTGGCCGGACCAGCATCGAGCGGCTCGACAGGCTCGACGACGAtctgcatgttatgattttcagCATTATCGGCGGCGACCACCGGCTGGAGAATTACCAGGCCACCACCACCCTGCATAACGGGGAGAACGGCGGGGGGACGGTGGTGATCGAGTCGTACGTGGTGGACGTGCCGGCAGGGAATAGCAAGGAAGATACTTGCGTGTTTGCGGATACGATCGTTGCTTGTAATCTCAAGTCCTTGGCCAGTATCAGTGAGAAAATGGCTTCCAGGACTGAGGGCTAG
- the LOC127807975 gene encoding trihelix transcription factor ENAP1-like isoform X3 has protein sequence MGELTESGVPKAASSRPLPFREDCWSEEATATLVDAWGRRYVELNRGNLRQKDWQEVADAVNARHGHTKKTRRTDVQCKNRIDTLKKKYKVEKTRVSESDGSFSSSWPFFSSLDTLIGPTVTAKKVPPLAIMPPPPMAVPIGYRKPPAVVAQSVVLPQKRPAPAPAVDDSYFRRNYSAVAAAAAAEEEVEDEDGSEDLGTSEESAGEAEGMRRLARAVERLGEIYERVEGEKQRQMIELEKQRMQFAKDLEVQRMQLFMDTQVQLEKIKQAKRSGSNGH, from the exons ATGGGGGAATTGACGGAATCAGGCGTCCCCAAAGCGGCGTCGTCCCGGCCCCTGCCGTTCCGGGAGGACTGCTGGAGCGAGGAGGCCACGGCGACGCTTGTCGACGCCTGGGGTCGCCGTTATGTTGAACTCAACCGCGGGAATCTCCGCCAGAAGGACTGGCAGGAGGTGGCCGACGCCGTCAACGCCCGCCACGGCCACACCAAGAAGACCCGTCGCACCGACGTGCAGTGCAAGAACCGGATCGACACTCTCAAGAAGAAGTACAAGGTCGAGAAGACTAGGGTTTCCGAGTCCGACGGGAGTTTCTCCAGTTCTTGGCCTTTCTTCTCCAGCCTTGATACCCTCATCGGCCCCACCGTCACTGCCAAGAAGGTCCCGCCTCTGGCGATTATGCCCCCGCCGCCTATGGCGGTTCCGATTGGTTACCGGAAGCCGCCGGCCGTGGTCGCCCAATCGGTGGTGCTGCCTCAGAAACGGCCGGCTCCGGCGCCGGCGGTGGACGATTCGTACTTTAGGAGGAATTACTCCGCGGTTGCTGCGGCGGCTGCGGCGGAGGAGGAGGTCGAGGATGAGGATGGATCGGAGGATTTGGGGACGAGCGAGGAGAGTGCAGGGGAAGCCGAGGGGATGAGGCGGCTGGCCAGGGCGGTCGAGAGGTTGGGAGAGATTTACGAGAGGGTTGAGGGGGAGAAGCAGAGGCAGATGATCGAGTTGGAGAAGCAGAGGATGCAATTCGCCAAGGATTTGGAGGTTCAGAGGATGCAGCTCTTCATGGACACCCAGGTTCAGCTTGAGAAGATCAAGCAAGCAAAGCGGTCGGGTTCGAATG GCCATTGA